A portion of the Tenacibaculum todarodis genome contains these proteins:
- a CDS encoding S9 family peptidase, giving the protein MKNQLLLVTVFSLIFATACKKEQKKEMKDNNATPPVAEKQPKELEIHGDKRTDNYFWMRLSEEQKNAKEKDAQTQKVYDYLNEENAYFDKVTAYTKDFQETLFQEMKGRIKEDDSSVPYKNRGYYYITRYEKGQQYPIYARKKGNLEATEEIMFNVNDEAKGHDYFQLGGLSVSPDNKLASFAVDTVSRRQYFIRIKNLETGKIYKDIIENTTGGSTWANDNTTLFYAKKDPITLRSSKIYKHVLGSDSKLDELVFEEKDETYNAFVYKTKSDKYIVIGSSATVSTEYQVLDADNPNGELKMIQARERDLEYDIAHYGDHFYIKTNKDGATNFKLMKTPVEKTSKENWVDVIPHRDDTLLEDISIFKEYLVLEERNEGLNKVRIKRWDNKADYYLPFDEETYAAGVYGNPEFDTDVIRYSYTSMTTPNSVVDFNMSDKSKDVKKEQEVLGGKFNKANYISERVWVTARDGKKVAVSIVRHKDTKLGKDTPLLQYAYGSYGYTIPDSFSTTRLSLLDRGFVYALAHIRGSQYLGREWYEDGKMLNKKNTFTDFIDCSKYLIENNYTSAEHLYASGGSAGGLLMGAIVNMNPELYNGIISAVPFVDVISTMLDESIPLTTGEFDEWGNPKDKEYYDYIKSYSPYDQVKAQTYPNMLVTTGLHDSQVQYWEPAKWVAKLRELKTDDNLLMMHTNMEAGHGGASGRFDALKEVARDYTFFLALENKIDKVKVKL; this is encoded by the coding sequence ATGAAAAATCAACTGCTATTAGTTACAGTTTTTAGTCTTATTTTTGCTACCGCTTGTAAAAAAGAGCAAAAGAAAGAAATGAAAGACAATAACGCTACACCACCAGTTGCAGAAAAGCAACCCAAAGAATTAGAAATTCACGGAGACAAACGTACAGACAATTACTTTTGGATGCGTCTTTCTGAAGAACAAAAAAATGCAAAAGAGAAAGATGCTCAGACACAAAAAGTGTATGATTATCTAAATGAAGAAAATGCTTATTTTGATAAAGTAACTGCGTATACCAAAGATTTTCAAGAAACATTATTTCAAGAAATGAAAGGTAGAATTAAAGAAGACGATTCTTCTGTACCTTATAAAAATAGAGGTTATTACTACATTACGCGTTATGAAAAAGGGCAACAATATCCTATTTACGCTCGTAAAAAAGGAAATTTAGAAGCTACTGAAGAAATCATGTTTAATGTAAATGATGAAGCAAAAGGGCACGATTATTTTCAATTAGGTGGTTTAAGTGTTTCTCCAGATAACAAATTAGCTTCTTTTGCAGTAGATACAGTAAGTAGAAGGCAATATTTTATCAGAATTAAAAATTTAGAAACGGGTAAAATTTATAAAGATATTATAGAAAATACGACAGGAGGTTCTACTTGGGCAAATGATAATACAACATTGTTTTATGCTAAAAAAGATCCAATAACGTTGCGTAGTTCTAAAATTTATAAACACGTTTTAGGATCAGATTCTAAATTAGATGAGTTAGTTTTTGAGGAAAAAGACGAAACATATAACGCATTTGTTTACAAAACAAAATCAGATAAATATATAGTTATTGGTTCTTCTGCAACGGTTTCTACGGAATACCAAGTTTTAGATGCTGATAATCCTAATGGCGAATTAAAAATGATTCAAGCTCGTGAGCGCGATTTAGAATACGATATTGCACATTACGGAGATCATTTTTACATAAAAACCAATAAAGATGGCGCAACTAATTTTAAGTTGATGAAAACGCCAGTTGAAAAAACTTCAAAAGAAAACTGGGTAGATGTAATTCCGCATAGAGATGATACATTATTGGAAGACATTTCAATCTTTAAAGAATATTTAGTTTTAGAAGAAAGAAACGAAGGTTTAAATAAAGTTCGCATTAAACGTTGGGATAATAAAGCCGATTATTATTTACCGTTTGATGAAGAAACCTACGCAGCAGGTGTGTATGGAAACCCAGAATTTGATACCGATGTAATTAGATATTCATATACATCAATGACAACACCAAACTCGGTGGTAGATTTTAATATGAGCGATAAATCTAAAGACGTTAAAAAAGAACAAGAAGTACTTGGAGGTAAATTTAATAAAGCAAATTATATAAGCGAACGTGTTTGGGTAACAGCAAGAGACGGAAAAAAGGTTGCCGTTTCAATTGTACGCCATAAAGATACTAAATTAGGTAAAGACACACCATTATTACAGTATGCGTATGGATCTTATGGTTATACAATTCCAGATAGTTTTAGCACAACGCGTTTAAGTTTATTAGACAGAGGTTTTGTATATGCATTGGCGCACATTCGTGGAAGCCAGTACCTAGGAAGAGAATGGTACGAAGATGGTAAAATGCTGAACAAGAAAAATACGTTTACAGATTTTATTGATTGCTCAAAATATTTAATTGAAAATAACTATACTTCAGCTGAGCATTTATATGCAAGCGGAGGTTCAGCAGGAGGTTTATTAATGGGAGCAATTGTAAATATGAATCCAGAATTATACAATGGAATTATATCAGCTGTACCATTTGTAGATGTAATTTCTACCATGTTAGATGAAAGTATTCCGTTAACAACTGGAGAGTTTGATGAATGGGGAAATCCGAAGGATAAAGAATATTACGACTATATAAAATCATATTCACCATATGATCAAGTAAAAGCACAAACGTATCCAAATATGTTGGTAACAACAGGTTTACACGATAGTCAAGTACAATATTGGGAACCAGCAAAATGGGTGGCAAAATTGCGTGAGTTAAAAACTGACGATAATTTATTAATGATGCACACAAATATGGAAGCTGGTCATGGTGGCGCTTCTGGTAGATTTGATGCTTTAAAGGAAGTTGCAAGAGATTATACATTCTTTTTAGCACTAGAAAATAAGATTGATAAAGTAAAGGTGAAGCTGTAG